CGCCAAGAAGATACTTGAGGAGTACGGCGGCGTCTTCATAGCCGATGTGGTTGGTCTTGGCAAGACATATGTCTCGGCTCTACTTGCCGATCAGCTCGATGGCCGAAATTTGGTGATAGCCCCGCCATTCTTACTGGAAGAAGATAACCCGGGTTCCTGGCGAAACATCTTTAAATATTTCAACATCCCTGCCTCTTACTGCTCAACCGGACAGCTCGACGATATTTTGAAACAAGATCTTGATATATATAAAAACGTCTTCATCGACGAGGCTCACCGTTTCAGGACTGAAAGCAACATAACCTACGAAACCTTGGCTCAGATCTGTCGGGGCAAGCGGGTTATCCTCGTTACGGCCACCCCTTATAATAATAGGCCAAAGGATATCTTAAGCCAGATAAAGCTCTTTCAGAAGGCAAGAAGAAGCACTATCCCAAACCTGCCCGATTTAGAACATTTCTTTTCCGCCCTTGAGAACCGCTTGGCCCTGGTCGATAGGCAGCAGGATTATGACCAATACATTAGGATAGTTAAGGAAAACGCTAAAGAGATTCGCGAGAAGGCCTTAAAGTATCTGATGGTGCGTCGCATCCGCTCGGAGATAGAGAAATATTACGCCAAGGATATCGAAGAACAAAAACTGAAATTTCCCGAGGTATCTGATCCCAAACCCATCTATTATATGCTCAATGAAGAGGAAGACGCGGTCTTTAACCATACCATCGAGCAGATTGCCAAAAATTTCAAGTATTCACGTTATACCCCCATGCTCTATTACGAAGGCAGTCTTGCCCAGCAGGAATAATTAGCCCAGAGGAATATGGGAAAATTTATGAAGATACTCCTGGTAAAAAGGCTGGAGAGCAGCTTCTATGCCTTCAAGAACACGATTGGCCGCTTCATCCATTCTTATGAGCAATTCTTGGGGGAATTCGACAAGGGCAAGGTTTATGTCAGCAAGAAGTATGCCGGCAAAATATTTGATCTATTGGAGAACGACGACGAAGAGGTCATCCAAAGGCTGCTAGATGATGATAAGGCTAAAGTATATGAAGCAAAGGATTTCAAGGAAGAATTTGCAGCACACCTCAAAAGCGATCTGCCCCTTCTCAGGGGCATCTACAAGCAATGGTCAAACATCGAGCGCGATCCCAAGATGGGCGCCTTTCTTGCTGAGCTATCTGCCAACCCAATCTTAAAACGTTACAAGATCATCATCTTCACCGAGTCCAAAGAGACGGCCGAGCATCTCTTTAGCCATCTACAAGAGAAGTTCTCCGGCCAGACCCTCTTATTTACCGGAAGCTCCAGCACCTTGGTTAGGGAGCAAGTCATCGAGAACTTCGATGCCCCAGAGCGCGTTCTCCCAAAGACGACATCCGCATCCTTGTAAGCACCGAGGTCTTATCTGAAGGCGTGAACCTAGACCGCTCCAACATCGTCATCAATTACGATATCCCCTGGAATCCAACCAGGTTGATTCAACGCGTCGGCCGCATCAACCGTGTCGATACCAAGTTCGACACCATCCACACCTTCAATTTCTTTCCGACCAAGCAATCGAACGATCAGATCAAACTGAAAGAACTGGCTCAGGCAAAAATAGATGCATTCATTTCCATGTTGGGCACCGATGCCAGGCTTTTGACCGAGGGTGAGCCGATAGAGTCTCACGAGCTTTTCGACCGCTTAAGTTCAAAACTGACCATCACCGGAGAGGGTGATGATGCTGAGAGCGAGCTTAAATATTTGCAACAGATAAAGGATCTGCGCAAGGATGATCCCGGGTTGTTTGATAGGATCAAAAGGCTGCCCAAGAAAGCCAGAACCGCCAGGTCCATCGAGTCGGCAGGCAGCAGCCTGCTCACCTATTTCCGCAAAGGTAAACTTCAGAAGTTCTATCTCTGCAAAAGAGGTGATGACTCAGAAGAGCTAGATTTTATTTCCGCCGCGGGGCTTCTTGAAACTGAGCCGGAAGCTGCCAGGGTCAAGATCTTATCCGACTATTTCGGGCTTTTAGACCAGAACAAAAAGGCTTTTCTCAACTCAACCCAAGAGGATGACGACCTGCCTAGTTCACGGGGCGGGCGGGATGGCGCCACCAAGCTGCTAAAGATCATAAAGACGCTTATCAGCATGGAAGGATTCACCGAAGAGCAAGAGGCTTACTTA
Above is a window of Actinomycetota bacterium DNA encoding:
- a CDS encoding helicase — encoded protein: EEDRDKGRVITGSSNFTASGLIDNLEFNVELKTRADYDFAQQKFNELWRDGVDVSQKYIETIRAKTWLNDTVTPYELYLKFLYEYFKDDLNRVDEVFYKFIPQGFKRYEYQEEAVLNAKKILEEYGGVFIADVVGLGKTYVSALLADQLDGRNLVIAPPFLLEEDNPGSWRNIFKYFNIPASYCSTGQLDDILKQDLDIYKNVFIDEAHRFRTESNITYETLAQICRGKRVILVTATPYNNRPKDILSQIKLFQKARRSTIPNLPDLEHFFSALENRLALVDRQQDYDQYIRIVKENAKEIREKALKYLMVRRIRSEIEKYYAKDIEEQKLKFPEVSDPKPIYYMLNEEEDAVFNHTIEQIAKNFKYSRYTPMLYYEGSLAQQE
- a CDS encoding helicase-related protein, coding for MNLDRSNIVINYDIPWNPTRLIQRVGRINRVDTKFDTIHTFNFFPTKQSNDQIKLKELAQAKIDAFISMLGTDARLLTEGEPIESHELFDRLSSKLTITGEGDDAESELKYLQQIKDLRKDDPGLFDRIKRLPKKARTARSIESAGSSLLTYFRKGKLQKFYLCKRGDDSEELDFISAAGLLETEPEAARVKILSDYFGLLDQNKKAFLNSTQEDDDLPSSRGGRDGATKLLKIIKTLISMEGFTEEQEAYLKLVAKRLEEGSLPKQTIKTALQELNGELKQGLNQFRLLGLIQKNIPGALLKEHIAEGAAKTHGPREVILSEYLVGDES